In a single window of the Bacillus clarus genome:
- a CDS encoding amino acid ABC transporter ATP-binding protein, whose product MISIQHLQKKFGDNTVLKHIDVSVEKGEVVVIIGPSGSGKTTFLRCLNVLETPNAGSVRIGDKELDFSQKVTKKDIVNLRTQTGMVFQHHNLFPHLTALQNVMEGLITVKKSGKEEAKKKASYFLEKVGLADKMDLYPFQLSGGQQQRVGIARALAMEPEVLLFDEPTSALDPELVQEVLKVMKELAKEGMTMVIVTHEMRFAHQIANRVIFMDGGVVVEQGTPEDVFTNPKEERTKKFLQMLQ is encoded by the coding sequence ATGATTTCAATTCAACATTTACAAAAAAAATTCGGAGATAATACCGTACTAAAACATATAGACGTATCAGTAGAGAAGGGTGAAGTTGTTGTCATTATTGGACCATCTGGATCTGGTAAAACGACATTTTTACGTTGCCTGAATGTATTAGAAACACCGAACGCTGGTAGCGTTCGCATTGGTGATAAAGAGCTTGATTTTTCTCAAAAAGTAACGAAAAAAGATATTGTAAATCTTCGTACGCAAACAGGAATGGTGTTCCAACACCATAACTTATTCCCGCATTTAACAGCACTTCAAAATGTAATGGAAGGACTTATTACAGTGAAAAAGAGCGGGAAAGAAGAAGCGAAAAAGAAAGCGAGTTATTTCCTTGAGAAGGTTGGTCTTGCTGATAAAATGGATTTATATCCGTTTCAATTATCGGGCGGGCAACAACAGCGTGTAGGAATTGCTCGTGCACTTGCGATGGAACCTGAAGTGTTATTATTTGATGAACCGACATCAGCACTCGATCCTGAACTTGTACAAGAAGTTCTAAAAGTAATGAAAGAACTTGCAAAAGAAGGAATGACGATGGTGATTGTAACGCACGAAATGCGCTTTGCTCATCAAATTGCGAACCGTGTTATTTTTATGGATGGTGGCGTCGTTGTCGAACAGGGTACACCGGAAGACGTATTTACAAATCCAAAAGAAGAAAGAACGAAGAAGTTTTTACAAATGCTACAGTAA
- the sasP gene encoding small acid-soluble spore protein, SasP family, producing the protein MANQSSYNQLVVPGATAAIDQMKYEIAQEFGVQLGADSTSRANGSVGGEITKRLVAMAEQSLGGFQK; encoded by the coding sequence ATGGCAAACCAAAGTTCTTACAATCAATTAGTAGTACCAGGCGCAACAGCTGCAATCGATCAAATGAAGTACGAAATCGCTCAAGAATTTGGTGTACAATTAGGAGCTGATTCTACATCTCGTGCTAACGGTTCTGTTGGTGGCGAAATTACAAAACGTTTAGTAGCAATGGCTGAGCAAAGCCTTGGCGGATTCCAAAAATAA
- a CDS encoding YheC/YheD family protein: MKDYIYTLHISDELPDSITLPYIFSITPPITSLSFGARYIACEDIKIHYTFNREIIIGKQIAEKLLLPHSTTIFAFTQNQTIIFGPLIGIFTTGFNADSPTPLGSRSTSLSELLTPPFTLRPFVFAFGVQHINWEEETIEGYFFKEGRWIRNKVPLPNVIYDRLPNREAENYKPIVRAKKRLQGDYAIPWFNPGFFNKWEIHQLLVKEDSIASLLPKTEAFQHFEQVEQLLAHYKHIYMKPIHGSFGRNIHQVFYSKTDNRYYCRYRENGENKLRKYHSLETLLNHVLKGHDLKKFIVQQGISLLRFDGQPVDFRIHTNKNHFGNWRVSAIVAKIAGKGSLTTHVNSGGDTKLLQELFPDSTKQIQIENKLKQTALQISSALDRRVTGNIGEIGFDIGLDIQENPWLFEANSKPGRTVFQDERLKEQSELTRQLFYEYAIYLTEHASRDQKEIILKTKSTSSSITESIPSPMIHTKIQEQKLPPHS; the protein is encoded by the coding sequence TTGAAAGATTATATATACACATTACATATTTCAGATGAACTTCCGGATAGTATCACTTTACCTTACATTTTTTCTATTACACCGCCTATTACATCCCTTTCCTTCGGAGCACGTTACATCGCCTGTGAAGATATTAAAATTCACTATACATTTAATCGGGAAATCATTATCGGAAAACAAATCGCAGAAAAACTTTTACTTCCACATTCGACTACAATCTTTGCCTTTACTCAGAATCAAACAATTATTTTCGGCCCATTAATCGGGATTTTCACAACTGGTTTTAACGCTGACTCACCTACCCCTTTAGGAAGTCGCTCAACTTCTCTCAGTGAGTTGCTGACACCACCATTCACATTACGCCCATTCGTATTTGCTTTTGGCGTTCAACATATAAACTGGGAAGAGGAAACAATTGAAGGCTACTTCTTTAAAGAGGGGCGTTGGATAAGAAATAAAGTTCCGCTGCCGAATGTAATTTACGACCGATTACCAAATCGCGAAGCAGAAAATTATAAACCGATCGTAAGAGCAAAAAAACGATTGCAAGGTGACTATGCCATTCCATGGTTTAACCCAGGGTTTTTCAACAAATGGGAAATTCATCAACTTCTTGTGAAAGAAGATTCTATCGCCTCTTTATTACCGAAAACAGAAGCGTTTCAACACTTTGAGCAAGTAGAACAGCTGCTTGCTCATTATAAGCATATTTATATGAAACCGATACATGGTAGCTTTGGGAGAAATATTCATCAAGTTTTCTATTCCAAAACGGATAATCGCTATTATTGTCGCTATCGTGAAAATGGCGAAAATAAATTACGAAAGTATCATTCATTAGAGACACTTCTCAATCATGTATTAAAAGGGCATGATTTGAAAAAATTCATCGTTCAGCAAGGTATCTCATTATTACGCTTTGATGGGCAACCCGTCGATTTTCGGATTCATACAAATAAAAACCATTTCGGTAATTGGAGAGTCAGTGCAATTGTCGCAAAAATCGCTGGAAAAGGTAGCTTAACAACTCATGTAAATAGCGGTGGTGATACGAAACTACTTCAAGAGCTTTTTCCTGATTCAACGAAACAAATTCAAATTGAAAATAAATTAAAGCAAACAGCCTTACAAATAAGCTCAGCTCTCGATCGACGTGTAACTGGAAATATCGGCGAAATCGGCTTCGACATCGGTTTAGATATTCAAGAAAACCCTTGGTTATTTGAAGCGAACTCTAAGCCTGGGCGGACTGTATTTCAAGATGAACGGCTAAAGGAGCAAAGTGAACTCACACGCCAATTATTTTATGAATATGCTATCTATTTAACAGAGCATGCTTCACGTGATCAAAAAGAAATAATATTAAAAACAAAATCAACCTCTTCCTCAATAACCGAAAGTATACCTTCTCCTATGATTCATACAAAAATACAAGAACAAAAACTTCCACCTCATTCATAA
- a CDS encoding YheC/YheD family protein, whose translation MVLGLLTLQFHHERTYYTEIAKRARQYYNVVAQFTPFGIDSKTDLVTGLIYDTDTGSWIEQLFPIPSYIYDRCHFKEDAEFQKAKPIIHSLQKRSSTIVLNNTLIDPSEVHNLFLTNKRLSPYIPQIDKGTIRGIFKLLQKTKDIIIRPVTIYSNEKLYRVTYKDKIFHIDTLNTEKHAPIQFKRTDQFILWCQSEIQLSRYMIHPMLHPPNQLTYPIHIRTVMQKNKEQKWNVLGQFIQKSTSPSHFLLPTIENATLHPFSKIQYLLSSTGVHLLQDALHDIVTEVLKLLDNSYSSLFELELSTIMDQKGAIWLMYVNTRPSYTPFIQHNHSLAEEIFHGPLKFSRFTP comes from the coding sequence TTGGTTCTTGGACTTTTAACGTTACAATTTCATCATGAGCGAACGTATTACACCGAAATCGCTAAGCGCGCTCGTCAATATTACAACGTCGTCGCCCAATTTACGCCTTTTGGCATCGATTCAAAGACTGATCTTGTCACAGGTCTTATTTATGACACAGATACAGGGAGCTGGATTGAACAACTCTTCCCCATCCCTTCATATATATATGATCGCTGTCATTTCAAAGAGGATGCTGAATTTCAAAAAGCGAAACCGATTATTCATTCCTTGCAAAAGCGTTCTTCAACTATTGTTTTAAATAACACTCTTATCGATCCAAGTGAAGTACACAATCTTTTTCTCACTAATAAACGCCTTTCTCCTTATATACCACAAATCGATAAAGGGACTATAAGAGGAATTTTCAAATTACTACAAAAGACAAAAGACATCATTATAAGGCCAGTCACTATATATTCAAATGAAAAATTATATCGAGTCACTTATAAAGATAAAATATTTCACATAGATACACTGAACACAGAAAAGCACGCTCCTATTCAATTCAAACGAACAGACCAATTCATATTATGGTGCCAATCTGAAATACAACTATCTCGTTACATGATTCATCCAATGTTACATCCTCCAAATCAATTAACGTATCCGATTCATATTCGCACCGTTATGCAAAAGAACAAAGAACAAAAATGGAATGTACTTGGTCAATTTATACAAAAAAGTACATCCCCTTCACACTTTTTACTTCCAACTATAGAAAACGCTACATTACATCCATTTTCCAAAATACAATATTTACTCTCTTCTACTGGCGTACATTTATTGCAAGACGCATTACATGACATTGTAACCGAAGTCCTTAAACTACTGGATAACTCCTATTCTTCACTATTTGAATTAGAGCTTTCCACCATTATGGATCAAAAAGGTGCTATTTGGCTTATGTATGTCAATACAAGACCATCTTATACACCCTTTATTCAGCACAACCATTCGCTCGCCGAAGAAATTTTTCACGGTCCACTGAAGTTCAGCCGCTTCACACCGTAA
- a CDS encoding DUF445 domain-containing protein translates to MIVMNIWLNMLTTTGLGAVIGGYTNHLAIKMLFRPHRPIYIGKFQVPFTPGLIPKRRDELAVQLGKMVVDHLLTPEGIGKKLANKEFQQELIRWAQVEVDKVITNEQSLRDVLEKWNLTHVEKEATQKIESVIAEKIHAFLAEYYTYTWEQALPSSVHEKVEEAIPNVASFILERGKSFFESEEGKARLTKMIDDFFASRGTLLNLVGMFLGNISLVDRVQPEVIKFLEQEGTKQLLSDILQKEWKKLKGREVKELEVFVEKETIVNSVVSVVKVEETVSRFLNQSVQHVCEPVRETIVEQAIPSLVQKGLEWGTKNVESILKNLRLAEIVQQEVATFSTERLEDLVLSITKSELKMITYLGALLGGAIGLFQGLLLLFFM, encoded by the coding sequence TTGATTGTAATGAATATATGGTTAAACATGTTAACTACAACAGGGCTCGGGGCAGTAATCGGTGGATATACGAATCATTTAGCGATAAAAATGTTATTTCGCCCTCATCGTCCTATTTATATTGGAAAGTTTCAAGTACCATTTACACCAGGTTTAATTCCGAAACGCCGTGATGAACTTGCTGTTCAACTTGGGAAAATGGTTGTTGATCATTTGTTAACGCCAGAAGGAATCGGAAAAAAGCTAGCAAATAAAGAGTTTCAACAAGAGCTCATTCGCTGGGCACAGGTGGAAGTTGATAAAGTGATTACGAATGAGCAATCATTACGAGATGTGTTAGAAAAATGGAATTTAACACATGTCGAAAAAGAGGCAACGCAAAAAATTGAAAGTGTTATTGCGGAAAAAATCCATGCATTTTTAGCAGAGTATTATACATATACATGGGAACAAGCTTTACCTAGCTCTGTTCATGAGAAAGTAGAGGAAGCAATTCCAAATGTCGCATCCTTCATTTTAGAAAGAGGGAAAAGCTTTTTTGAAAGTGAAGAAGGAAAAGCAAGGCTCACAAAAATGATTGATGATTTTTTCGCTTCTCGAGGTACGTTACTAAATTTAGTCGGTATGTTTTTAGGAAATATAAGCTTAGTGGATCGTGTGCAACCAGAAGTGATTAAGTTTTTAGAGCAAGAAGGAACGAAGCAGCTTTTAAGCGATATCCTGCAAAAAGAGTGGAAGAAGTTAAAAGGAAGAGAAGTAAAGGAATTAGAAGTGTTTGTAGAGAAAGAAACAATTGTGAACTCGGTGGTTTCAGTAGTGAAAGTTGAGGAAACAGTAAGTAGATTTCTGAATCAATCTGTTCAGCACGTATGCGAGCCAGTTAGAGAGACAATTGTTGAACAAGCGATTCCTAGCCTCGTACAGAAAGGGTTAGAGTGGGGAACGAAAAACGTAGAAAGCATATTAAAAAATTTACGTCTTGCGGAAATTGTACAACAAGAAGTAGCTACATTTTCAACAGAGCGACTAGAGGATCTCGTATTATCGATTACAAAAAGTGAATTAAAGATGATTACCTATTTAGGTGCGTTATTAGGAGGAGCCATTGGTCTCTTTCAAGGGTTGTTACTCTTGTTCTTCATGTAA
- a CDS encoding YlbF/YmcA family competence regulator: MTKNIHDVAYELQKTIAENEDFQTLKASYAEVQADAESKKLFEEFRTIQIGLQQKMMQGQELTEEDNKKAQEVVVLIQQDAKITKLMETEQRLNVVIGDINKIIMKPLEELYSAQQA, encoded by the coding sequence ATGACAAAAAACATTCATGATGTTGCATATGAATTACAAAAAACAATTGCTGAAAACGAAGATTTTCAAACATTAAAAGCAAGTTACGCAGAAGTACAAGCGGATGCTGAATCAAAGAAATTATTCGAAGAATTTCGTACGATACAAATTGGCCTACAACAAAAAATGATGCAAGGTCAAGAACTTACGGAAGAAGATAACAAAAAAGCACAAGAAGTTGTAGTTCTTATTCAGCAAGATGCAAAAATCACAAAATTAATGGAAACTGAGCAACGTTTAAACGTTGTGATCGGCGACATTAACAAAATCATTATGAAGCCACTTGAAGAATTATATAGCGCGCAACAAGCGTAA
- the alsS gene encoding acetolactate synthase AlsS encodes MSTDVKANNVKAKTKGADLVVDCLIKQGVTHVFGIPGAKIDSVFDVLQERGPELIVCRHEQNAAFMAAAIGRLTGKPGVCLVTSGPGTSNLATGLVTANAESDPVVALAGAVPRTDRLKRTHQSMDNAALFEPITKYSVEVEHPDNVPEALTNAFRSATSTNPGATLVSLPQDVMTAETTVQSIGALSKPQLGIAPTYDIEYVVEKIKSAKLPVILLGMRASTNEVTKAVRELIAGTELPVVETYQAAGAISRELEDHFFGRVGLFRNQPGDILLEEADFVLSIGYDPIEYDPKFWNKLGDRTIIHLDDHQADIDHDYQPERELIGDISLTVNSIAEKLPKLVLSTKSEAILERLRTKLSEQAEIPNRASEGVTHPLQVIRTLRSLIDDETTVTCDIGSHSIWMARCFRSYEPRRLLFSNGMQTLGVALPWAIAATLVEPGKKVVSVSGDGGFLFSAMELETAVRLNAPVVHLVWRDGTYDMVAFQQMMKYGRTSATEFGDVDLVKYAESFGAIGLRVNTPDELEGVLREALEAEGPVIVDIPIDYRDNIKLSEKLLPNQLN; translated from the coding sequence TTGAGTACAGATGTAAAAGCAAACAACGTGAAAGCAAAAACAAAAGGAGCCGATCTTGTTGTTGATTGTTTAATCAAACAAGGTGTTACACATGTTTTTGGTATTCCAGGAGCGAAGATTGATTCTGTTTTTGATGTACTGCAAGAAAGAGGACCAGAATTAATTGTTTGTCGTCATGAACAAAACGCAGCGTTTATGGCAGCCGCTATTGGTAGATTAACAGGAAAACCGGGCGTATGTCTTGTAACTTCAGGACCAGGAACATCAAATTTAGCGACAGGTCTTGTTACTGCGAATGCGGAGAGTGATCCCGTTGTTGCTTTAGCTGGTGCGGTACCACGTACAGATCGATTAAAACGTACGCATCAATCTATGGATAATGCTGCACTATTCGAACCAATCACAAAATATAGCGTAGAAGTAGAGCATCCTGATAATGTGCCAGAAGCACTGACAAATGCATTCAGAAGTGCTACTTCTACAAATCCAGGTGCAACTCTTGTCAGTCTTCCGCAAGACGTTATGACTGCGGAAACGACAGTACAATCTATCGGTGCGCTTTCTAAGCCACAGCTTGGAATCGCTCCCACATACGATATTGAATATGTAGTAGAAAAGATAAAATCAGCGAAATTACCAGTTATTTTACTTGGTATGAGAGCGAGCACAAATGAAGTGACGAAAGCTGTTCGTGAATTAATTGCTGGTACAGAACTTCCGGTCGTAGAAACATATCAAGCAGCTGGTGCGATTTCACGTGAGTTAGAAGATCATTTCTTCGGACGCGTTGGATTATTCCGTAATCAACCAGGTGATATTTTACTAGAAGAAGCGGACTTTGTTTTATCAATCGGTTATGACCCGATTGAGTATGATCCGAAATTCTGGAATAAACTTGGCGACAGAACAATTATTCATCTTGATGATCATCAAGCAGATATTGATCATGATTACCAACCAGAGCGTGAGTTAATTGGTGATATTAGCTTAACTGTAAATAGTATTGCAGAGAAGTTACCGAAACTTGTGTTATCAACGAAATCAGAAGCTATTTTAGAACGTTTACGTACGAAATTATCCGAACAAGCTGAAATTCCAAACCGTGCTTCAGAAGGTGTTACGCATCCACTACAAGTCATTCGTACACTTCGATCATTAATTGATGATGAAACAACTGTTACGTGTGATATCGGTTCACATTCTATTTGGATGGCAAGATGCTTCCGTTCTTATGAACCACGTAGATTACTATTTAGTAACGGTATGCAAACGTTAGGTGTTGCGCTTCCTTGGGCAATTGCGGCAACTTTAGTAGAACCAGGTAAAAAAGTTGTTTCTGTGTCAGGTGATGGCGGTTTCTTATTCTCAGCGATGGAATTAGAAACAGCTGTCCGTCTAAATGCGCCGGTTGTACATCTCGTTTGGAGAGACGGTACATATGACATGGTTGCGTTCCAACAAATGATGAAATACGGCAGAACATCAGCTACAGAGTTTGGCGATGTTGATCTTGTGAAATATGCGGAAAGTTTCGGTGCAATAGGTCTTCGCGTCAATACACCAGACGAATTAGAAGGTGTATTGAGAGAGGCTTTAGAAGCAGAAGGTCCTGTCATTGTTGATATTCCAATCGATTACCGTGACAACATTAAATTAAGTGAAAAGTTATTACCAAACCAATTAAACTAA
- the budA gene encoding acetolactate decarboxylase: protein MSVAQLLEIDAKRTKTNNEVYQTSTMLALLDGVYDGIINFEELKKHGDFGIGTFDQLDGEMIAFDNEFYHLRSDGSAEKVEPEETTPFATVTFFEKEMSYTINRPMNREEVEVLLHELMPSKNLFYAIRMDGTFREVRTRTVPRQEKPYTPLVEVTKSQPIFSFENTDGTMAGFWTPDYAQGIGVAGFHLHYIDDERSGGGHVFDFGVENCTIQICQKAHLHLALPETADFMAAELSRENLENDIATAEGAE, encoded by the coding sequence ATGAGCGTGGCACAATTATTAGAGATTGATGCAAAAAGAACGAAAACGAACAATGAAGTATATCAAACATCAACAATGCTTGCATTATTAGATGGTGTATACGATGGTATTATTAATTTTGAGGAATTGAAAAAACATGGCGATTTCGGTATCGGCACATTTGATCAATTAGACGGCGAAATGATCGCATTTGATAATGAGTTTTATCATTTACGTTCAGACGGTTCAGCAGAAAAAGTAGAACCGGAAGAAACAACGCCATTTGCGACTGTAACATTTTTTGAAAAAGAAATGAGTTATACGATTAACCGTCCGATGAATCGAGAAGAAGTAGAAGTGTTATTACATGAATTAATGCCAAGTAAAAACCTATTTTATGCGATTCGAATGGATGGGACTTTCCGTGAAGTAAGAACGAGAACAGTTCCAAGACAAGAAAAGCCGTATACACCGCTCGTAGAAGTGACGAAATCACAGCCAATCTTTTCATTTGAAAATACAGACGGTACAATGGCAGGTTTTTGGACACCAGATTACGCACAAGGCATTGGCGTAGCGGGTTTCCACTTACATTATATTGACGATGAACGAAGCGGGGGCGGACATGTTTTTGACTTTGGCGTAGAAAACTGTACAATCCAAATTTGTCAAAAAGCGCATCTGCATTTAGCACTTCCAGAAACAGCTGATTTTATGGCTGCGGAATTATCAAGAGAAAATTTAGAGAATGATATTGCGACTGCGGAAGGTGCGGAGTAA
- a CDS encoding DNA-3-methyladenine glycosylase, which produces MQAPPSFYEGDTLEVAKKLLGHKLVHIVDGVKRSGIIVEVEAYKGPDDKAAHSYGGRRTDRTEVMFGTPGHAYVYLIYGMYHCFNVITAPIGTPQGVLIRALEPTDGIEQMKLARYNKTDITKAQYKNLTNGPGKLCRALGITLEERGVSLQSDTLHIEFVPEEKHLSFKYNITAGPRINIDYAEEAIHYPWRFYYEKHPFVSK; this is translated from the coding sequence ATGCAGGCACCACCTTCTTTTTATGAAGGCGATACGTTAGAAGTCGCCAAAAAATTACTTGGGCATAAACTTGTACACATTGTAGACGGCGTAAAACGGAGCGGAATTATTGTGGAAGTGGAAGCGTATAAAGGACCAGATGATAAAGCAGCGCATAGTTACGGCGGAAGACGGACGGATCGAACTGAAGTCATGTTCGGTACACCAGGTCATGCTTACGTATATCTTATTTACGGCATGTACCACTGTTTTAATGTCATTACTGCACCAATCGGTACACCTCAAGGAGTTCTCATTCGCGCTCTTGAACCTACAGACGGAATCGAACAAATGAAACTGGCACGCTATAACAAAACAGACATTACAAAGGCGCAGTACAAAAACTTAACAAATGGCCCCGGAAAGCTATGCCGTGCACTCGGAATTACTTTAGAAGAACGCGGGGTATCATTACAAAGTGATACATTACATATTGAATTCGTTCCAGAAGAAAAACATCTATCATTCAAATACAACATAACAGCGGGCCCTCGCATTAATATCGATTATGCAGAAGAAGCCATTCACTATCCGTGGCGTTTTTATTATGAAAAGCATCCGTTTGTTTCAAAGTAA
- a CDS encoding Cof-type HAD-IIB family hydrolase produces the protein MIYRLLALNIDGTLLYNNGKIAKGLRETIEFVKRKDVYVTLFTSRNFQSAHKIAKALKLDSILVTHGGAFVSATLDKPFVQKRLSEEKTFNIVQVLEHFECYTRLSHERFSIGNRERNTPNLIARTVLSSADPLFYPVQFVDSLGDALRDHPVAAPKIDVVFHSKGEKERALKTLQKAFDDIEYVECDAKRIEILPQNVSKLNGLQLLGEHLGISLNEMVAIGDSLEDLDVIANVGLGVAMGNAPVELKQAANWITRSNNENGVEYMIKEHFRKQFPLPFLKNHGQTPKR, from the coding sequence ATGATTTATCGCTTACTAGCTCTTAATATAGATGGGACACTACTATACAACAATGGAAAAATCGCAAAAGGACTACGGGAAACAATTGAATTTGTGAAGAGAAAAGATGTATATGTCACATTGTTTACGAGCCGTAATTTTCAATCCGCTCATAAAATAGCGAAAGCGTTAAAATTAGATTCTATATTGGTTACGCATGGTGGTGCTTTCGTTTCAGCCACATTAGATAAACCGTTTGTTCAAAAGAGATTATCTGAAGAGAAAACGTTTAATATTGTGCAAGTGCTGGAACATTTCGAATGTTATACGCGCCTTTCTCATGAAAGGTTTTCGATTGGGAATCGTGAGAGAAATACACCGAATTTAATTGCGCGTACTGTATTATCAAGTGCAGATCCGTTATTTTATCCTGTTCAGTTTGTAGACTCATTAGGCGATGCGCTTCGTGATCATCCAGTCGCTGCACCAAAAATTGATGTTGTATTTCATAGTAAAGGGGAAAAGGAAAGAGCTCTTAAAACGTTACAAAAAGCGTTTGATGATATAGAATATGTCGAATGCGATGCGAAACGAATCGAAATTCTTCCTCAAAATGTATCGAAATTAAATGGATTACAATTACTCGGAGAACATCTTGGTATTTCTTTAAACGAAATGGTCGCAATCGGAGATAGTTTAGAAGATCTAGATGTTATTGCAAATGTAGGACTCGGGGTAGCGATGGGGAATGCACCTGTAGAATTAAAGCAAGCGGCAAATTGGATTACACGCTCTAATAATGAAAATGGCGTGGAGTATATGATTAAAGAGCATTTTCGTAAGCAATTCCCGCTTCCGTTTTTAAAGAACCATGGGCAAACGCCGAAGCGATAA